One genomic window of [Clostridium] scindens ATCC 35704 includes the following:
- the hisZ gene encoding ATP phosphoribosyltransferase regulatory subunit: MKKLLHTPEGVRDIYNVECGKKLALEGRIKKVFHLYGYHDIQTPTFEYFDVFRKEIGTVPSNELYKFFDKDGNTLALRPDITPSIARAAATLFQDEELPIRLCYTGSTFVNHSNYQGRLRETTQMGAELMGDDSVEADAEMLALVIESMLTIGLKEFQLSVGNVDFFQSLIEDACLDEEAELRVRELINNRNYFGVEEFLNSIQVKRSSKEAFSALNELVGGIDILAQAKNIAPNSKGVMAVKRLEKIYDTLKLYGVEKFVTFDLSMSGTYGYYTGIIFRGYTFGTGDAIVKGGRYDHLLEKFGKEFASIGFVIVIDELMNALIRQKVRIVYTRKNTLILYDEGKQREAIALAKDFRRKAKNTELIKKSKGKLLEEYVEYGKEYYAGNLIYIKKSGEITMINLVTGEHKIVNSTDRS; encoded by the coding sequence ATGAAGAAATTATTACATACTCCGGAAGGAGTCAGAGATATATATAATGTAGAATGTGGGAAAAAACTAGCATTGGAAGGACGTATCAAAAAGGTATTCCACTTATATGGGTATCATGATATCCAGACGCCTACGTTTGAATATTTTGATGTGTTCCGCAAAGAGATTGGGACCGTTCCTTCCAACGAACTGTATAAATTTTTCGATAAAGACGGAAATACGCTGGCCCTCAGGCCGGATATCACCCCGTCCATAGCCCGCGCGGCGGCCACGCTGTTCCAGGATGAGGAACTGCCCATCAGGCTTTGCTATACCGGCAGCACCTTTGTCAACCATTCCAACTATCAGGGACGTCTGCGGGAGACCACCCAGATGGGCGCGGAACTGATGGGAGATGACTCCGTGGAGGCGGATGCGGAGATGCTGGCGCTGGTGATCGAGTCCATGCTAACCATCGGCCTTAAGGAATTCCAGCTAAGCGTAGGCAATGTAGACTTCTTTCAGAGTCTGATAGAGGATGCCTGCCTGGATGAGGAGGCGGAATTGCGTGTGCGGGAATTGATCAATAACCGGAATTATTTTGGCGTGGAAGAGTTCCTTAACAGCATTCAGGTAAAGAGAAGTTCCAAGGAAGCGTTTTCGGCCTTGAATGAATTGGTGGGCGGGATCGACATCCTGGCGCAGGCGAAGAATATCGCGCCGAATTCCAAGGGCGTGATGGCAGTAAAAAGGCTGGAAAAGATCTATGACACCTTGAAACTCTATGGCGTGGAGAAATTCGTGACCTTTGACTTAAGCATGAGCGGAACTTACGGATACTATACCGGCATCATCTTCCGGGGCTATACCTTTGGCACCGGGGATGCCATCGTTAAGGGAGGCCGCTATGATCATCTGCTGGAGAAGTTCGGCAAAGAATTCGCGTCCATCGGCTTTGTCATCGTGATTGATGAGCTGATGAACGCCCTGATCCGTCAGAAGGTCCGCATCGTTTATACCAGGAAGAATACGCTGATCCTCTATGATGAGGGAAAGCAGCGGGAAGCTATTGCCCTTGCCAAAGATTTCCGCCGGAAGGCTAAGAATACGGAATTGATCAAGAAATCCAAAGGCAAGCTGCTGGAGGAGTATGTAGAATATGGAAAAGAATACTATGCCGGGAACCTGATTTATATTAAGAAATCTGGCGAGATCACCATGATTAATCTGGTCACCGGAGAGCATAAGATCGTGAATAGCACAGATAGGAGTTAG
- a CDS encoding M23 family metallopeptidase: MNQKTPGRILLAILLLALFTVLGTDYLKELSHYNTLQKKTIEDEEYRREFFCDAMRKNKGLMSEACRKMLSNVENEVTYFPIPESTVDKSLKVSYVDSWMGERKYKGTSGHEGTDIMALKNERGVYPVLSMTDGTITNLGWLEKGGYRIGVTTDSGTYYYYAHLDSYANIQKGNRVKAGELLGYMGDTGYGEEGTKGKFDVHLHVGIYSYEEGREISVNPYYVLLYLENKKLKYAYS; this comes from the coding sequence ATGAATCAGAAAACACCGGGAAGAATTCTGCTGGCCATATTGCTGCTGGCCTTATTTACAGTGCTTGGAACCGACTATTTGAAAGAACTTAGCCATTACAATACCCTCCAGAAAAAGACGATAGAGGACGAAGAATATCGGAGAGAATTCTTTTGTGACGCTATGAGAAAGAACAAAGGACTCATGTCTGAAGCGTGCAGAAAGATGCTCTCCAATGTGGAAAACGAAGTGACTTATTTCCCAATTCCTGAATCCACTGTGGATAAGTCGCTGAAAGTCTCCTATGTAGACAGTTGGATGGGAGAACGGAAATATAAAGGAACCAGCGGGCATGAAGGGACGGATATTATGGCATTGAAAAACGAAAGAGGCGTCTATCCCGTGCTCAGCATGACGGACGGAACAATTACAAATCTAGGCTGGCTTGAGAAAGGCGGGTACCGGATCGGTGTGACTACAGATAGTGGTACTTATTATTACTACGCACATCTGGATTCCTATGCAAACATCCAGAAAGGGAATCGGGTGAAGGCCGGGGAACTGCTGGGCTATATGGGGGACACTGGATACGGAGAAGAAGGGACGAAAGGTAAATTTGATGTGCATCTCCATGTGGGAATCTATTCTTATGAAGAGGGTAGGGAAATCAGCGTAAATCCTTACTATGTGCTGCTGTATCTGGAAAATAAGAAATTAAAGTATGCATATTCCTAG
- a CDS encoding HAD family hydrolase — translation MLQTKMLEDVEAIIFDMDGTLIDSMWIWPSIDDDYLAKYHLTKTDSFHEDMEGMSYTEVAQFFLDTFPDLDLTLEEVMDEWMDMAYDKYMTQVELKEGVHDFILEMRRQGKKIGIATSNARKLVDDTLRALEVEGLFDSVRSACEVAAGKPSPDVYLLVAKEMGVHPENCLVFEDVPMGILAGKNAGMRVCAVDDDFSRPQEDKKKKLADYYIQDYYDIKKETYEVL, via the coding sequence ATGTTGCAGACGAAAATGCTTGAAGATGTGGAAGCGATTATATTTGATATGGATGGAACTCTGATTGATTCGATGTGGATCTGGCCTTCCATTGACGACGACTATCTGGCAAAGTATCATTTGACGAAGACCGACAGTTTCCATGAAGATATGGAAGGCATGAGTTATACGGAAGTTGCCCAGTTTTTCCTGGATACGTTTCCGGACCTTGACCTTACCCTTGAGGAAGTGATGGATGAATGGATGGATATGGCGTATGATAAATATATGACACAGGTAGAGTTAAAGGAAGGGGTTCATGATTTTATCCTGGAGATGAGAAGGCAGGGAAAGAAAATTGGAATTGCCACAAGCAATGCAAGGAAACTGGTGGATGACACGCTACGGGCTCTGGAGGTAGAAGGACTGTTTGATTCGGTAAGAAGCGCCTGCGAAGTGGCTGCGGGAAAACCTTCTCCGGATGTGTACCTTCTGGTGGCAAAAGAGATGGGCGTGCATCCGGAAAACTGCCTGGTGTTCGAGGACGTCCCCATGGGCATCCTGGCCGGGAAGAATGCCGGCATGAGAGTATGCGCGGTGGATGACGACTTTTCCAGGCCCCAGGAGGATAAGAAAAAGAAACTGGCGGATTACTACATACAGGATTATTATGACATCAAGAAAGAGACTTACGAGGTATTGTGA
- a CDS encoding YgiQ family radical SAM protein, protein MGTGFLPICRKDMEELGWDRPDFVYVSGDAYVDHPSFGHAIITRLLQAHGYKVCIIAQPDWKDKQSVTEFGEPRYAFLVSAGNMDSMVNHYSVSKKRRRTDAFTPGGVIGKRPDYATVVYSNLIRQVYKKTPIILGGIEASLRRLAHYDYWSDRLKRSVLLDSGADLISYGMGERSIVEIAEALESGIDIKDITFIPGTVYRTKSLESVYDAISLPEYEEMKREKLAYARSFYTQYKNTDPFTGKRMIEPYNEHLYVVQNPPSMPLDESEMDQVYGYPYRRTYHPSYEKLGGVPAIAEVKFSLISNRGCFGGCNFCALTFHQGRILQTRSHESLLDEARKLTEDKDFKGYIHDVGGPTADFRQPSCEKQLTCGVCKEKQCLFPKPCKNLKADHKDYVRLLRELRALPKVKKVFIRSGIRFDYVMADKDDTFLRELCKYHVSGQLKVAPEHVSDAVLKKMGKPENGVYQSFVKKYMKINQEISKDQYLVPYLMSSHPGSTMKDAIKLAEYLRDLGYMPEQVQDFYPTPSTVSTCMYYTGVDPRDMSPVYVPKNPHEKAMQRALIQYRDPKNYDLVMEALRKEGRMDLVGFEKHCLIRPRKIGKKQGTDSYANAKKKTIRNVHRRKKK, encoded by the coding sequence ATGGGAACAGGATTTTTGCCGATTTGCAGGAAGGATATGGAAGAATTGGGATGGGACAGGCCTGATTTCGTCTATGTGTCAGGGGACGCATATGTGGATCATCCTTCCTTTGGCCATGCCATCATTACCCGTTTATTGCAGGCGCATGGGTATAAGGTATGCATCATCGCGCAGCCGGATTGGAAGGACAAGCAAAGCGTTACGGAATTCGGAGAGCCAAGGTATGCATTCCTGGTGTCTGCCGGCAATATGGATTCTATGGTAAACCATTATTCCGTGTCAAAGAAGCGCAGGCGTACGGATGCATTTACCCCGGGAGGCGTGATAGGGAAACGACCGGATTACGCTACGGTGGTTTACAGCAACCTGATCCGCCAGGTCTATAAGAAGACGCCGATCATTCTGGGCGGGATCGAGGCAAGCCTAAGGCGGCTTGCGCATTACGACTACTGGTCTGACAGGCTGAAGCGCTCCGTTCTTCTGGATTCTGGTGCGGATCTGATCTCCTATGGGATGGGGGAACGTTCTATCGTTGAGATTGCCGAGGCGCTGGAGAGCGGAATCGATATCAAGGATATTACCTTCATTCCAGGAACCGTATATCGGACCAAAAGCCTGGAGAGCGTCTACGACGCTATATCCCTTCCAGAATATGAAGAGATGAAGAGAGAAAAACTTGCGTACGCGCGCAGTTTTTATACCCAGTACAAGAATACGGATCCATTTACCGGAAAGAGGATGATAGAGCCGTATAATGAGCATCTGTACGTGGTACAGAATCCGCCGTCCATGCCGCTTGACGAGTCGGAGATGGATCAGGTTTACGGGTATCCGTATAGGAGGACGTACCATCCTTCCTATGAGAAACTGGGAGGCGTGCCAGCCATCGCGGAAGTGAAGTTCAGCCTGATCAGCAACCGGGGATGCTTTGGGGGCTGCAACTTCTGCGCCCTTACCTTCCACCAGGGAAGGATCCTGCAGACAAGAAGCCATGAATCCCTGCTTGATGAGGCCAGGAAGCTTACGGAGGATAAGGATTTCAAAGGATATATCCATGACGTAGGAGGGCCAACGGCGGATTTCAGGCAGCCTTCCTGCGAGAAGCAACTGACTTGCGGCGTGTGCAAGGAAAAGCAGTGCCTGTTTCCGAAGCCTTGCAAGAACCTGAAGGCAGACCATAAGGATTATGTCCGGCTGCTGAGAGAATTAAGGGCGCTTCCAAAGGTGAAGAAAGTGTTCATTCGTTCGGGTATCCGGTTCGACTATGTCATGGCGGATAAAGACGACACTTTTTTACGGGAATTGTGCAAATATCATGTCAGCGGGCAGCTGAAGGTGGCTCCCGAACATGTCTCGGACGCAGTTCTTAAGAAGATGGGAAAGCCGGAGAATGGCGTATATCAGTCATTTGTAAAAAAGTATATGAAGATCAACCAGGAGATTTCCAAGGATCAGTATCTGGTTCCCTATCTGATGTCTTCCCATCCGGGCTCCACCATGAAGGATGCCATCAAGCTGGCGGAATATCTCCGGGATCTGGGATATATGCCGGAGCAGGTGCAGGATTTTTATCCTACTCCGTCAACCGTATCTACCTGCATGTATTACACAGGCGTCGATCCCAGGGATATGTCGCCCGTATACGTGCCGAAGAATCCGCATGAGAAGGCCATGCAGCGCGCGCTGATCCAATACCGGGATCCCAAAAACTATGATCTGGTAATGGAGGCCTTGCGAAAGGAAGGCAGGATGGATCTTGTGGGATTTGAAAAGCATTGTCTGATAAGACCCAGAAAAATAGGAAAGAAGCAAGGAACGGATTCTTATGCAAATGCAAAGAAGAAGACGATCCGTAATGTGCATAGAAGAAAGAAAAAGTAA
- a CDS encoding RluA family pseudouridine synthase, whose translation MKEIIISQNEAGQRLDKFLKKYLAKAPGSFLYKMLRKKNIVLNGKKATGNEKLGVGDSVKLFLADDTIGKFAGLAPIKEEYQVSVNLDIIHEDANVLFINKPAGMLSQKAAKDDVSMVEHVIAYLLAEGSITQEELRTFRPSICNRLDRNTSGLIVAGKTLIGLQAMARLFKDRTLKKYYLCFVKGGIRRREHIYGYLAKNEKTNKVTIREAGDTPIETEYVPIAYNQEMTLLKVHLITGRTHQIRAHLASKGHPLLGDYKYGDAGWNRQFQERYQVRAQQLHAYQMKLPWMEAPLDEISGMTFTAKVPPLFWRLIKETTWEHGIQEALEVQH comes from the coding sequence ATGAAAGAAATAATAATTAGCCAGAATGAAGCAGGCCAGAGGCTGGATAAGTTCTTAAAAAAATATCTCGCCAAGGCCCCGGGAAGTTTCTTATATAAGATGCTGCGCAAGAAGAATATCGTGCTCAACGGCAAGAAGGCAACAGGAAATGAGAAGTTAGGCGTGGGGGACAGCGTGAAACTGTTTCTGGCGGATGACACGATTGGGAAGTTTGCCGGCCTGGCGCCTATAAAAGAAGAGTACCAGGTATCCGTGAATCTGGATATCATTCATGAGGATGCTAATGTCCTATTCATCAATAAGCCTGCGGGGATGCTGTCCCAGAAGGCCGCAAAGGACGATGTGTCCATGGTGGAGCATGTGATCGCCTATCTGCTTGCAGAAGGGAGCATCACGCAGGAGGAATTGCGGACATTCCGCCCGTCCATCTGCAACCGCCTGGACCGGAATACCAGCGGCCTGATCGTGGCAGGAAAGACCCTGATAGGGCTGCAGGCCATGGCAAGACTTTTCAAGGACAGGACCCTGAAAAAATACTATCTTTGCTTTGTAAAGGGCGGGATCCGTAGGCGGGAGCATATCTACGGCTATCTAGCCAAAAATGAAAAGACCAATAAGGTTACGATAAGGGAGGCAGGGGATACGCCGATCGAGACGGAATATGTTCCAATTGCATATAACCAGGAGATGACCCTGCTAAAGGTGCATCTAATCACCGGGCGTACCCATCAGATCCGGGCGCACCTTGCTTCCAAGGGACATCCCCTTCTGGGGGACTATAAATACGGCGATGCAGGATGGAACCGGCAGTTTCAGGAACGCTATCAGGTAAGAGCCCAGCAGCTGCATGCATATCAGATGAAACTCCCCTGGATGGAGGCGCCTTTGGATGAAATATCCGGGATGACTTTTACAGCCAAGGTTCCGCCTCTATTCTGGAGACTGATAAAGGAGACAACATGGGAACATGGAATTCAAGAGGCCTTAGAGGTTCAACATTAG
- a CDS encoding pseudouridine synthase, with product MIRLDKYLADMGIGTRQEVKRYIRQGRVSIDGIPAKSPETKIEEKARKITFDGREVDYADYEYYMLNKPSGVVSATEDARCTTVVDLIRDKKRKDLFPVGRLDKDTEGLLLITNDGQLSHRLLSPKKHVDKTYYAKVAGKVTKEDAKAFREGVNIGTEEKEEWTRPGVLDILKSEEVSEIRLTIQEGKYHQVKRMFQAVGKEVLYLKRESMGCLKLDETLKPGEYRPLTKKELENVADENA from the coding sequence ATGATACGGCTGGATAAGTATCTGGCGGATATGGGAATCGGAACCCGCCAGGAAGTAAAAAGATACATCCGTCAGGGACGGGTGAGCATTGACGGCATTCCTGCCAAGTCGCCGGAGACGAAAATAGAGGAAAAGGCGCGCAAGATAACCTTTGACGGCAGAGAAGTGGATTATGCGGACTATGAGTATTATATGCTAAATAAGCCGTCCGGCGTCGTGTCTGCCACGGAAGACGCAAGATGTACTACGGTCGTCGATCTGATCCGGGATAAGAAGCGAAAGGATCTCTTCCCGGTTGGCCGGCTCGACAAGGACACGGAGGGACTGCTTCTTATCACGAATGACGGACAGCTCTCCCACCGGCTGCTGTCGCCCAAGAAGCATGTGGACAAGACCTATTATGCCAAAGTGGCCGGGAAGGTTACGAAGGAGGACGCGAAAGCCTTTCGGGAGGGCGTCAATATAGGAACCGAAGAGAAAGAAGAATGGACCAGGCCGGGCGTGCTGGACATTCTAAAGAGCGAGGAAGTATCAGAGATCCGCCTTACCATCCAGGAAGGGAAGTATCATCAGGTGAAGCGTATGTTCCAGGCCGTCGGAAAGGAAGTCCTTTACTTGAAGCGGGAATCGATGGGCTGCCTGAAACTGGATGAGACGCTTAAGCCGGGGGAATACCGGCCGCTTACAAAGAAGGAGTTAGAAAATGTTGCAGACGAAAATGCTTGA
- a CDS encoding RsmF rRNA methyltransferase first C-terminal domain-containing protein has product MNLPSAFEEKMRGLLQEEFDEYIDCYEEPRYYGLRVNTAKITVEEFERICPFEITPIPWIENGFYYDGENVAPAKHPYYFAGLYYLQEPSAMTPASRLPVEPGDKVLDVCAAPGGKATELGARLKGQGMLVANDISSSRAKGLLKNMEVFGIGNMLVLSEEPGRLEQYFPEYFDKILIDAPCSGEGMFRKDKKMVKAWEEHGPEFFSNIQKNIILQAARMLKPGGMMLYSTCTFDGRENERIIEHLKESCPEFQILKISPYSGFCQGMPQCSENNDPELAKTVRIFPHRMKGEGHYLALLRKGEAQKKAPEELRKKNTRKMPEELEQFFRDVSWNLETQRLDIRGERVYYMPEGLPDVRGIRFLRTGLLLGELKKNRFEPSQALAMCLKKSEYAHCIDLPAEDERVRRYLKGETLELADMTLPISKGWCLVCVDGYPLGWGKLAGGALKNKYLPGWRLC; this is encoded by the coding sequence ATGAATCTGCCCAGTGCATTCGAGGAAAAGATGAGAGGACTCTTGCAAGAAGAGTTTGACGAATATATAGACTGTTACGAGGAGCCAAGATACTATGGCCTGCGGGTTAATACCGCCAAGATAACGGTAGAAGAATTTGAGCGGATCTGCCCTTTTGAGATAACGCCGATTCCGTGGATTGAGAATGGATTCTATTATGATGGCGAGAATGTGGCGCCGGCGAAGCATCCATATTATTTTGCGGGCCTTTACTATCTGCAGGAACCAAGCGCTATGACGCCGGCCAGCCGTCTTCCGGTGGAGCCGGGAGACAAGGTGCTGGACGTGTGCGCCGCGCCGGGAGGCAAGGCGACGGAACTGGGAGCAAGGCTAAAGGGGCAGGGAATGCTGGTTGCCAATGATATCAGCAGTTCCAGGGCTAAGGGACTTCTTAAGAACATGGAGGTCTTCGGGATTGGCAATATGCTGGTGCTAAGCGAAGAGCCGGGAAGGCTTGAACAGTATTTCCCGGAGTATTTTGACAAGATACTGATCGACGCCCCCTGCTCGGGAGAGGGAATGTTCCGCAAGGACAAGAAGATGGTGAAGGCCTGGGAAGAGCATGGGCCGGAGTTCTTCAGCAACATCCAGAAGAACATCATCCTCCAGGCAGCGCGGATGCTAAAGCCCGGGGGCATGATGTTGTACTCTACCTGCACCTTTGATGGCAGGGAGAATGAGCGGATCATAGAGCACCTTAAGGAATCCTGTCCCGAATTCCAGATTTTGAAGATCAGCCCTTATTCCGGCTTCTGCCAGGGAATGCCACAGTGCTCGGAGAACAATGATCCGGAACTTGCGAAGACGGTGCGGATCTTTCCGCACAGAATGAAGGGGGAGGGACATTACCTGGCGCTTCTGAGAAAAGGCGAGGCGCAGAAGAAAGCGCCGGAAGAATTAAGAAAGAAGAACACCCGGAAGATGCCGGAAGAGTTGGAGCAATTCTTTCGCGACGTATCCTGGAATCTGGAAACGCAAAGGCTGGATATCCGGGGAGAACGGGTTTACTATATGCCGGAAGGACTTCCGGATGTGCGGGGAATCCGTTTCCTGCGAACCGGCCTTCTTCTGGGCGAATTGAAAAAGAACCGGTTTGAGCCAAGCCAGGCACTGGCTATGTGCCTGAAAAAGAGCGAGTATGCTCATTGCATTGATCTTCCGGCAGAAGACGAACGGGTACGAAGGTATCTGAAGGGCGAGACGCTGGAACTTGCTGACATGACGCTGCCCATCAGCAAGGGATGGTGCCTGGTGTGCGTGGACGGATATCCCTTAGGCTGGGGCAAGCTTGCCGGAGGAGCATTGAAGAATAAGTATCTGCCGGGATGGAGGCTATGCTGA
- a CDS encoding Holliday junction resolvase RecU, with the protein MGTWNSRGLRGSTLEEMVNRTNEWYLEKGLALMQKIPTPITPVKMDKEHRQITLAYFDQRSTIDYIGAIQGIPACFDAKECVAETFPLQNIHEHQVTFMAEFEKQGGIAFILIYYISRNILYYMRFEELYRFWMRAKEGGRKSFRFDELDSRFFLEFMRGCYVPYLDAMNLDLELREELDKE; encoded by the coding sequence ATGGGAACATGGAATTCAAGAGGCCTTAGAGGTTCAACATTAGAAGAGATGGTCAACCGGACCAACGAATGGTATCTGGAAAAAGGGCTTGCCCTGATGCAGAAGATACCAACGCCCATCACTCCGGTAAAGATGGACAAGGAGCACAGGCAGATTACGCTGGCCTACTTTGACCAGAGGAGCACCATCGACTATATTGGCGCCATCCAGGGGATACCGGCGTGCTTTGATGCCAAGGAATGCGTGGCAGAGACATTTCCGCTTCAGAATATTCATGAGCATCAGGTGACATTCATGGCGGAATTCGAGAAGCAGGGAGGAATCGCCTTTATCCTGATCTACTATATATCCAGGAATATTCTGTACTATATGCGATTTGAGGAACTTTACAGATTCTGGATGCGGGCCAAAGAAGGCGGCAGAAAAAGTTTCCGGTTCGACGAACTGGATTCCAGATTCTTCCTGGAGTTTATGAGGGGCTGCTACGTCCCCTATCTGGATGCTATGAATCTGGATCTGGAGTTGCGGGAGGAACTTGACAAAGAGTAG
- a CDS encoding SDR family NAD(P)-dependent oxidoreductase, whose amino-acid sequence MMRIAVITGASSGIGREFARQIPRLYHSLDELWVVARRTDRLKELVKESEVPVRIFDGDMMRDYIFSRIEKELERYSADIRMLVNAAGYGKIGAAEELEMEEQCGMIDLNCRSLTKLTLLCLPYMTKGSRIINIASAAAFAPQPGFAVYAATKSYVYSFSQAIREETKGRGIVVTAVCPGPVDTEFFDRAGELKNFWKATVRADAPGVVRQALRDSVRRKPVSVYGAAMKGARVLAKIVPDAQIASAMAWMSKGSRESG is encoded by the coding sequence ATGATGAGAATAGCGGTCATAACCGGGGCATCTTCAGGAATCGGCAGAGAATTTGCCCGGCAGATTCCCAGGCTGTATCATAGCCTGGATGAACTGTGGGTAGTAGCGCGCAGGACCGACAGGCTGAAAGAACTGGTGAAGGAATCGGAGGTTCCCGTCCGGATCTTTGATGGTGATATGATGCGGGATTACATCTTCTCGCGGATAGAAAAGGAACTGGAAAGATATAGCGCGGATATCCGGATGCTGGTAAATGCAGCAGGTTATGGAAAGATCGGAGCAGCGGAGGAATTGGAGATGGAAGAGCAGTGCGGCATGATCGATTTAAACTGCAGATCCCTGACCAAGCTGACACTCTTATGCTTGCCATATATGACAAAAGGAAGTAGAATAATTAATATTGCGTCCGCGGCAGCATTCGCCCCGCAGCCGGGATTTGCCGTGTATGCGGCTACAAAATCCTATGTATACAGTTTTTCACAGGCGATACGGGAAGAAACGAAAGGCCGGGGCATTGTAGTCACGGCAGTCTGCCCGGGCCCCGTGGACACGGAATTCTTTGATCGGGCAGGAGAACTTAAGAATTTCTGGAAGGCGACCGTCAGGGCGGATGCCCCGGGCGTAGTCAGACAGGCGTTAAGGGATTCTGTCAGGAGAAAGCCGGTATCTGTGTATGGCGCCGCCATGAAAGGAGCCAGGGTGCTGGCAAAGATCGTGCCGGATGCGCAGATTGCATCCGCTATGGCGTGGATGAGCAAAGGAAGCCGCGAATCAGGATAA
- the hisG gene encoding ATP phosphoribosyltransferase — protein MRYLTFALGKGRLANQTLELFEKIGITCEEMKDKESRKLIFTNEELKLRFFLAKGPDVPTYVEYGAADIGVVGKDTILEEGRKVHEVLDLGYGKCKMCVCGHKEAAPLLQHHELIRVATKYPNIAKDYFYNTKHQTVEIIKLNGSIELAPIVGLSEVIVDIVETGSTLKENGLEVLEEVCPLSARMIVNPVSMRMESERIKSLLTRLRAQIAI, from the coding sequence ATGAGATACTTGACATTTGCTTTGGGAAAAGGACGTCTGGCGAACCAGACGCTGGAATTGTTTGAAAAAATCGGAATTACCTGCGAGGAGATGAAGGATAAGGAGTCCCGGAAGCTGATCTTCACCAATGAGGAGTTGAAGCTTCGCTTCTTCCTCGCAAAGGGGCCGGATGTGCCTACTTATGTCGAATACGGCGCTGCCGATATCGGCGTGGTAGGAAAGGACACGATTCTGGAAGAGGGACGCAAGGTTCATGAAGTCCTGGATCTGGGATATGGGAAATGCAAGATGTGCGTCTGCGGGCATAAGGAGGCAGCGCCGCTTCTGCAGCATCATGAATTGATCCGGGTAGCCACCAAATATCCGAATATTGCTAAGGATTATTTCTACAATACCAAGCATCAGACCGTGGAGATCATCAAGCTGAACGGCTCCATCGAGCTGGCGCCTATCGTGGGGCTGTCGGAAGTAATCGTGGATATTGTGGAGACAGGCTCCACGTTGAAGGAAAACGGTCTGGAGGTACTGGAAGAAGTGTGCCCGCTATCTGCAAGGATGATCGTTAATCCGGTGAGCATGCGTATGGAGAGCGAGAGGATCAAATCCCTTCTTACCAGATTGCGCGCGCAGATCGCGATATAA